CTCTGTGGGAGCGGATGTCGTTGAAGGCGTCACTGAACGTCACCAACTTCGAGGGTGAAGGGCACATCACCCTCACCCGGTTCCGGCCGCAATTCATCAGCGCGCAGTTCCTTCCACACGGTACGCGGCTGGGAGACTCCGAGGCGAGTCTCACTTTGGACGTCACGGCGCATGGGCTCGATGAGATAGACGCGGATGTCGACGCTTCGATTCCCTCGCTGACCGTCCGGCGCCGCCATGAGGAAGTTATTCTGCGCGGCCAGCACATCAACGCGACGCTGCGGCATGACGGAGACACGACACACGCAGCGCTGATCCGCTGGCAGCTCGACCATCCCCGCTTGCAGCTTTCCGGCAGCTTATCCCTCGCTCCGGACTTGGCCACGTTGGAAGTGCAGGCGACGAAGTTGGACGTGACTTCGGTCCGACAGGCTGCGACACTTGTGGCGGAAGACGTTCCGCTGATTCGAGACATCTTCAACGTGCTCCGAGGCGGAACCGTGCCGCAGATCACCTTTCGTTCCACGGGGGCATCCTTCAGTGACCTCGGACGGGATGAGACTGTCGTGATCCAAGGTCGTCTCGTCGACGGTGATATCCACGTTCCGGGAATTGACCTCGACCTGAATCATGTCACCGGAGACGCCACCGTTGCCCATGGCATTCTCTCCGGCGAGCAGGCGTCGGCGCAACTCGGACAGTCCCGGGCAACCGCCGGAACGTTACGGCTCGGTTTGAGGGGCGCGACGCCCGAGTTGCGCGTCGAGACGCAGGTCCAGGCCGACGCGGCGGAGCTGGCTGCATGGCTCAGACGCCTGGTCAAGAACGATTCGTTCCAGCGTGAATTCGGTCGCATCACCGACGTGGCCGGCATGGCCGCGGGGAAGCTGCTGCTTGCCGGCAGCACCAAAGATGTGACCGTGACGGCGGAGGCATCGGCATTCGACGTCTCCGGCCGCGTTCAAGGTTCCGCTCTGCCGCTCCGCGTCCAAGGCGGACGCTTCGCCTATGACGCCGGCGGAATTGCCGCAAGTGGTCTGCACCTGACTTTGGGCGCGTCTGTCTGGTCACAGGGAGAGATACAACTCCGTCAGAACGGCACGGCTTTGTTCAAGGCCGCCGCCGGCACGTCGCGCATCGTGCTGCACGAAGCCTACCCGTGGCTGGTCGCTTGCGGCTGGTTGCCAGACTCCTCCTGGAATCCGCAGTCACTCAGCGGCACGGTATCGCTGGCGTCACTGAAAGCGAGTGGATCGACAGACACCCCCAGCGACTGGCGCTTCGAGCTGAACGGCACGGCGCAGGCGCTGGTGATCGAATCCGCGCCCTTGCGGGAGCGCATCGCCATTCGGTACCCGGTGTCCCTCTCCCAGCTCCACCTGGCGCACGACTCGAACACAGGGACATCGTTCGCCGCCGAGGTGGCCGGCATGGACGGTCTCACGGGAGCCGTTGACCTGGTGTGGAAATCGGAGCGGTTGAACATTAGGCGCCTGCGTATCCGCGATGCGCAATCCGATGCAGACTTGGCGCTGCTGCTCACCCCACAGGACCTCTCCCTGGCCTTCAAAGGGAACGTGAGCAAAGCGACGCTGGATAAGCTGATCGACAATGATCTGCTCGGTGGGTTGCTACAGGGTGATGCCCACATACGCATTCACCGCGACCAGCCCGTGCGCTCGACACTGAAGGGCCATCTGGAGGCCAGCAACGTCACTGTGCCGCTGGGGGAGAGCCGGCGTCTGAGCGTCGAGC
Above is a genomic segment from Candidatus Binatia bacterium containing:
- a CDS encoding AsmA-like C-terminal domain-containing protein, translated to MRRGKKKLVFGLVGGLGLVLLLLAVAALVVPYVANDIAPLHAQIITQLSQQLGGEVQFRTLRLSVLPRPHVSLDQVSLSFPGSVEGTVESISVYPKLLPLVRGKVQVAELRLAGAHLRIRLPRQPGAGETPHGGSSVADVKQAVASALGAAASVATSQAPGLVVVLKNSTVSFSPGSNRPLRFTDVRARIRLPPDQLSLDMTCASTLWERMSLKASLNVTNFEGEGHITLTRFRPQFISAQFLPHGTRLGDSEASLTLDVTAHGLDEIDADVDASIPSLTVRRRHEEVILRGQHINATLRHDGDTTHAALIRWQLDHPRLQLSGSLSLAPDLATLEVQATKLDVTSVRQAATLVAEDVPLIRDIFNVLRGGTVPQITFRSTGASFSDLGRDETVVIQGRLVDGDIHVPGIDLDLNHVTGDATVAHGILSGEQASAQLGQSRATAGTLRLGLRGATPELRVETQVQADAAELAAWLRRLVKNDSFQREFGRITDVAGMAAGKLLLAGSTKDVTVTAEASAFDVSGRVQGSALPLRVQGGRFAYDAGGIAASGLHLTLGASVWSQGEIQLRQNGTALFKAAAGTSRIVLHEAYPWLVACGWLPDSSWNPQSLSGTVSLASLKASGSTDTPSDWRFELNGTAQALVIESAPLRERIAIRYPVSLSQLHLAHDSNTGTSFAAEVAGMDGLTGAVDLVWKSERLNIRRLRIRDAQSDADLALLLTPQDLSLAFKGNVSKATLDKLIDNDLLGGLLQGDAHIRIHRDQPVRSTLKGHLEASNVTVPLGESRRLSVEHIAVDAANATASVDGIVDAGWGSRMRLQGTVNQSPQPFAADFDLAAGPLDWDRIEPWLQRNGDAGHAPASASSEQELRGTLQVTAESFTYGSFAWQPTRAVLTFAPGGLTVTVTEANVCGGIGTPGTIAVAPEGLTLAFNPTAKDAPLDVLVKCVGIQKEFVTGQYSLAATVTARGQAAALGRSIEGHVELSAKSGRIYGMGLTAKVLSVLNVATGALRNLPDLAKEGLPYESITIKGDLKGGRLLLTEAILDGPSVKWAGEGSVDIVARTLDLTLLVAPLTTVDFVVSRVPVIGGLLGGSLVSIPVKVTGNLDDPQVTPLAPSAVGKGLLGIMTRTLKLPITLIQPLLPER